A region of Candidatus Poribacteria bacterium DNA encodes the following proteins:
- a CDS encoding zinc-binding dehydrogenase, translating to MKVAAILGEHQAGLVEVPDPTPKEDWVVVKIHASPMCTEYHAFEHGSKTDRMGHEAAGEVVDIAQPGKVEIGDRVVVMPQYPCGKCVLCTDGDYIHCENNYNFEEFVGSGYGSATMAQYILKPSWLLPKIPDNVSYEHASLACCALGPSYRAFDEMGVNATHTVLITGIGPVGFGAITNARFRGAKVIAAELIPWRVERAKQMGVEAVINPTDEDAVDQIRDLTTDGRGVDFALDCSGNVQAHRLCIDATRRRGTIAFVGQSGRNDTVIHVSPDLIGKGLRLAGAWHYNLNQFPGLMKVIEGSTLLDLLISNIYPMSEIQQAFETSASHESSKIILKPWE from the coding sequence ATGAAGGTCGCAGCAATTTTAGGTGAGCATCAAGCCGGACTCGTCGAAGTACCAGATCCGACTCCGAAAGAGGACTGGGTCGTCGTGAAAATCCATGCCTCACCGATGTGTACCGAATATCACGCCTTTGAGCACGGAAGTAAAACGGATCGGATGGGGCACGAGGCAGCAGGCGAAGTCGTTGACATCGCACAACCCGGAAAAGTGGAAATCGGCGATCGCGTCGTCGTGATGCCGCAATATCCATGTGGAAAATGCGTGCTTTGCACCGACGGCGACTACATTCACTGCGAAAACAATTACAACTTTGAGGAATTCGTCGGATCCGGTTATGGGAGTGCGACAATGGCACAGTATATACTGAAACCATCTTGGTTGCTCCCGAAAATACCAGACAACGTCTCCTACGAACATGCCTCGCTTGCATGTTGTGCATTGGGACCCTCGTACCGTGCTTTCGACGAGATGGGCGTTAATGCGACGCATACTGTGCTTATCACCGGCATCGGTCCCGTGGGTTTTGGCGCGATTACTAACGCTCGGTTTCGCGGTGCGAAAGTCATTGCAGCGGAACTGATCCCGTGGCGCGTTGAACGCGCAAAACAGATGGGCGTTGAAGCGGTTATCAATCCAACAGATGAAGATGCAGTAGACCAGATCCGTGATCTCACGACAGATGGTCGCGGTGTCGATTTCGCGCTTGATTGTTCTGGAAACGTCCAGGCACATCGACTTTGCATCGATGCGACACGTCGGCGCGGCACGATCGCGTTCGTCGGTCAAAGCGGCAGAAATGACACCGTTATCCATGTTAGCCCGGATCTCATCGGCAAGGGATTACGCCTCGCTGGGGCATGGCACTATAACCTCAACCAATTCCCTGGGTTGATGAAGGTCATTGAAGGTTCAACCCTCCTCGATCTACTCATCAGCAACATCTATCCGATGAGTGAGATACAGCAGGCATTTGAAACCTCCGCCTCTCACGAAAGCTCAAAGATTATCCTGAAACCTTGGGAATGA
- a CDS encoding nucleotidyltransferase family protein — MGNQTILNKEFIKQTLVDNRKALRKYGVKRIGLFGSYVRGTATAASDIDFLVELERLTFRDYMGLALFLEDLFEKDVDLLTPTSIKPGYKPYIEKEIEYVTEL; from the coding sequence TTGGGAAACCAAACTATTCTTAACAAAGAGTTTATCAAGCAGACCCTTGTGGACAATCGAAAAGCACTACGGAAATATGGGGTCAAACGGATCGGTTTGTTCGGATCTTACGTGCGAGGAACAGCAACCGCCGCAAGCGACATCGATTTTCTCGTTGAACTCGAAAGGCTTACTTTTCGGGATTACATGGGGTTGGCTCTTTTTCTTGAGGATCTGTTTGAGAAAGACGTTGACCTCCTTACACCTACCTCCATCAAACCAGGTTACAAACCTTATATTGAAAAAGAGATAGAGTATGTCACGGAACTATGA
- a CDS encoding phytanoyl-CoA dioxygenase family protein, producing the protein MTPKQKYLFDLRGYLHLENVLTPKELSNTQAAIERLVQSSPDELPPGISRGGEGFSNGFSADKSLEALTLHPVTWPIIKELTFNKPRFNRGSLVVNTHERQEMTPLHCAGEGFRWTRRYDIKNGQIFTNDIVAFFYFTDVYPGDGGLIVLPGSHKRNFKRPENLFFPEPDNPDAPLHPAIVNVTPKTGDVVIITEMLTHGVLVWKPTDRDRRFLILRYKTQFFQDERGIRESFPPEVMERLSPETKALAAYGAEWEIKDLVKQENVTLT; encoded by the coding sequence ATGACCCCAAAACAGAAATACCTTTTTGACCTACGCGGCTATTTGCATTTAGAGAACGTCCTGACACCGAAAGAACTCAGCAATACACAAGCAGCAATAGAACGGCTTGTCCAATCATCACCAGATGAATTGCCCCCTGGAATTAGTCGAGGCGGTGAAGGTTTTTCAAATGGGTTTTCAGCGGATAAATCGCTTGAAGCGTTGACACTACACCCTGTTACCTGGCCCATCATCAAAGAATTGACTTTCAACAAACCGCGTTTCAATCGTGGGTCGCTTGTTGTGAATACGCACGAACGGCAGGAGATGACACCGCTGCATTGTGCGGGTGAAGGTTTTCGTTGGACCCGGCGGTATGACATCAAAAATGGTCAAATCTTCACCAACGATATTGTTGCTTTCTTCTATTTCACGGATGTCTATCCGGGGGACGGCGGTTTGATCGTTTTGCCGGGGTCCCATAAACGCAATTTTAAGCGTCCGGAAAACCTGTTTTTCCCTGAACCTGACAATCCAGACGCTCCGCTCCATCCGGCTATCGTCAATGTGACACCGAAAACCGGAGATGTTGTGATTATCACCGAAATGTTGACACACGGTGTGCTGGTGTGGAAACCGACAGATCGCGATCGAAGATTCCTAATCTTACGGTATAAGACACAGTTTTTTCAGGACGAGCGGGGTATCCGAGAATCCTTCCCACCAGAAGTGATGGAAAGACTTTCCCCAGAGACGAAAGCGTTGGCGGCTTACGGGGCAGAATGGGAAATAAAGGATCTCGTAAAACAGGAGAATGTGACGTTGACGTAA
- a CDS encoding GNAT family N-acetyltransferase, translating to MKIVRAELTDAERLAELNQHLIEDEQHPNPMNIDELTERMKAWLATDYICYIVRENGHIIAYCLYRDEGGHYYMRQLYVDRAHRRKGIATQLLDWLYENVWTDKKVRLDVLAHNEDAVAFYKRYGFRIGVFRMEK from the coding sequence ATGAAAATCGTTAGAGCCGAACTCACCGATGCTGAAAGACTTGCCGAACTGAATCAGCACCTCATTGAGGACGAGCAGCACCCCAACCCGATGAACATAGATGAACTTACCGAACGGATGAAAGCGTGGTTGGCAACTGACTATATCTGCTATATAGTGAGAGAAAACGGACATATTATCGCGTATTGTCTATACAGAGATGAGGGTGGACACTACTATATGCGTCAGTTGTATGTAGACAGAGCACATCGACGAAAAGGTATCGCGACGCAGTTGCTTGATTGGCTGTACGAGAACGTATGGACAGATAAGAAAGTCAGATTAGATGTACTCGCCCACAACGAGGATGCCGTCGCGTTTTACAAGCGTTACGGCTTCAGAATCGGCGTTTTTAGAATGGAAAAATGA
- a CDS encoding helix-turn-helix transcriptional regulator has translation MAEHINGINSDILKWARERSGYTVESIATALKKDASIINDWESGERAPTYIQLEKLADKYKRPIAIFFFPKPPEEPNIAEHLEQGFM, from the coding sequence ATGGCTGAACATATTAATGGGATTAACTCCGACATCCTCAAATGGGCGCGCGAGCGTTCCGGTTACACCGTGGAATCGATTGCCACGGCTTTGAAAAAAGATGCCTCAATCATCAACGATTGGGAATCAGGGGAACGCGCTCCAACTTATATTCAACTCGAAAAATTAGCAGACAAGTACAAGCGTCCCATCGCTATTTTCTTTTTCCCAAAACCTCCCGAAGAACCGAATATCGCTGAGCACCTTGAGCAAGGATTCATGTAA
- a CDS encoding phytanoyl-CoA dioxygenase family protein has translation MKYDEVNRTFDCEPTLTDTQVLQYCRDGYLQLQGVVPDEINQRTCDYLNGDLPINPCFIPQGITHADLERMRDTHEPSSIMLEDWYIEHVLLNRELAGALRSLLGKNVGLPVLVSNHRVECPMPAQGWHHDADHVFGPETNFVEVFYFPQDTPLEMGPTDILPGSHIRSTSRDIAEKGVSSEGPAGSFVIHSQSILHRRGESTAEGLRHMLKYSYWRTVPPTRDWKQEPDFDFQMAEYGGHGVARYVAHMLYWLCGKGDEFRLIGGQAWPWSSVNQIGPSYGFGHTEGYLPNWRKDNPDDYATP, from the coding sequence ATGAAATACGATGAAGTAAATCGCACCTTTGACTGTGAACCGACACTCACCGACACACAAGTGCTGCAGTATTGCCGAGACGGCTACCTGCAGCTCCAAGGCGTTGTACCTGATGAGATTAACCAGCGCACGTGTGATTATCTCAACGGCGACTTACCGATAAATCCGTGCTTTATTCCGCAGGGTATAACACACGCCGATTTAGAACGCATGCGGGATACACATGAACCGAGTTCCATTATGTTAGAGGATTGGTATATCGAGCATGTGCTGCTGAATCGGGAACTCGCTGGTGCATTGCGCTCATTACTCGGTAAGAACGTCGGGTTGCCTGTGCTGGTGAGTAATCATCGTGTTGAATGCCCAATGCCCGCGCAGGGATGGCACCACGATGCCGATCATGTCTTTGGACCCGAAACGAACTTTGTTGAGGTCTTCTACTTCCCACAGGATACACCCTTGGAAATGGGTCCGACGGACATCCTACCGGGTTCACACATCCGTTCTACAAGTCGAGACATAGCTGAGAAAGGTGTCTCCAGCGAAGGACCCGCCGGTTCTTTCGTTATTCATTCGCAGAGCATCCTCCATCGGCGCGGTGAATCCACTGCAGAAGGGCTACGTCACATGCTGAAATATAGCTACTGGCGAACAGTGCCACCAACACGGGATTGGAAGCAAGAACCAGATTTTGATTTCCAGATGGCGGAGTATGGCGGGCACGGCGTCGCGCGGTACGTGGCACACATGCTCTATTGGCTATGTGGCAAAGGTGATGAATTCCGTCTCATCGGTGGGCAAGCGTGGCCCTGGTCAAGCGTGAACCAAATTGGTCCATCTTACGGTTTCGGGCATACGGAAGGGTATCTCCCGAATTGGCGGAAGGATAATCCAGACGATTACGCGACACCATAG
- a CDS encoding CRTAC1 family protein: protein MRYKKLTLPTISFTIFLFVLHAVSQPGDPQKTKLRFTDITTELGIEFRHTNGERGEKYFIEPIGSGVALFDFDNDGDLDLYCVNGSTLPKIDTPMPPTNVLYRNDGGVFTDVTSEVSVGDTGYGLGCCVGDYNNDGFTDLYVTNYGANVLYRNNGDGTFTDVADIAGIAGDQFSSGCAFVDTDADGYLDLYVVNYVQFDPATNPECTRLGVRTYCTPEALLGAADVLYRNNGDGTFTDISEKTGIGATSGKGLGVVCGDIDNDGDVDIFVANDTTPNFLYRNERDNLKMTEDALFAGVALSEEGRAYSGMGANLGDFDNDGYLDIVITNFQDQTNSLYHNAQSGFFNEVSFAKGIGERSLPYLAWGVDFIDFNNDGWLDLFVANGHLDDNIAEMDPIGTYPQPNQLFLNNRGINFSEMPDATIAQRKVSRGTAFGDIDNDGDVDVVVSNLKDSPTVLRNDGGNTSWWLSVKLIGTHCNRDAIGARVTVVSGDLTQIREVKSGSGYISQNDLRLHFGLADAARVDTLTVRWLCGKVQTLRDVETNQTLVISEK, encoded by the coding sequence ATGCGTTACAAAAAATTGACACTACCCACAATTAGTTTTACTATTTTCCTATTTGTCCTACACGCCGTGTCGCAACCTGGGGATCCACAAAAAACTAAGCTCCGTTTCACCGATATAACAACGGAACTCGGTATTGAATTTCGGCATACCAATGGCGAGCGTGGCGAAAAATACTTTATTGAACCGATCGGAAGTGGTGTCGCACTCTTCGATTTTGACAATGACGGGGATTTGGATCTCTACTGCGTCAACGGCAGCACCTTGCCAAAGATTGACACGCCAATGCCCCCAACAAACGTCTTGTATCGCAATGATGGGGGTGTTTTCACCGATGTAACGAGTGAAGTGTCTGTCGGTGATACGGGTTACGGTCTGGGGTGCTGCGTTGGGGATTACAACAACGACGGTTTCACCGATCTCTATGTAACGAACTACGGCGCAAATGTGCTTTATCGAAACAATGGGGATGGCACTTTTACGGATGTTGCTGACATTGCCGGGATTGCTGGCGATCAATTCAGTAGCGGTTGCGCTTTTGTAGACACTGATGCTGATGGCTATTTGGATCTCTATGTCGTCAACTACGTCCAGTTCGATCCGGCTACAAATCCGGAGTGCACTCGACTGGGAGTTCGGACGTATTGCACACCAGAGGCGTTACTGGGGGCGGCGGATGTGCTCTACCGTAACAATGGCGATGGCACTTTTACAGACATCTCAGAGAAAACAGGAATAGGTGCGACGAGTGGAAAAGGTTTAGGGGTTGTTTGCGGTGATATAGATAACGATGGCGATGTGGACATCTTTGTTGCGAACGATACGACCCCAAATTTTCTCTACCGCAACGAACGCGACAACCTTAAAATGACGGAGGACGCGCTTTTCGCTGGCGTTGCGCTCAGTGAGGAAGGACGTGCCTATAGCGGGATGGGTGCGAATCTTGGTGATTTTGACAACGACGGCTATCTCGATATCGTGATTACAAATTTTCAGGATCAGACGAATAGCCTCTATCACAATGCACAGAGCGGGTTTTTTAACGAGGTGAGTTTCGCCAAAGGAATCGGTGAGAGGAGTCTTCCGTATTTGGCGTGGGGTGTTGATTTCATCGATTTTAACAATGACGGTTGGTTAGATCTGTTTGTTGCCAATGGGCACTTGGATGACAATATCGCAGAGATGGATCCGATTGGGACATACCCACAGCCGAACCAACTTTTTCTCAATAACCGAGGCATCAATTTTTCGGAGATGCCTGACGCGACGATAGCACAGCGAAAGGTAAGTCGAGGCACCGCATTTGGTGATATAGATAACGATGGCGATGTGGATGTTGTTGTCTCCAATCTCAAAGATTCGCCGACCGTTCTGCGAAACGACGGTGGTAATACCTCTTGGTGGTTGAGCGTCAAACTCATCGGTACGCATTGCAATCGAGATGCGATTGGCGCACGAGTAACGGTCGTATCTGGAGACTTGACCCAGATTCGTGAGGTCAAAAGCGGCTCAGGTTACATCAGTCAGAACGATCTCCGTTTGCATTTCGGGTTAGCGGACGCAGCGCGAGTTGATACGCTAACAGTGCGATGGCTCTGTGGCAAAGTCCAAACCTTACGCGACGTTGAAACGAATCAGACACTTGTTATTTCGGAAAAATAG
- a CDS encoding Gfo/Idh/MocA family oxidoreductase has protein sequence MANTLRFGVVGLGMGMNRSNVIHETDGAELVAVADLVEERRKTAEERFGCESHEDALEMFDRDDIDVGMIMTPSGLHGKFGEEAARRGKHVITTKPMDVSVENCNSLIKTCEDNNVKLLVDFGERYGTHNRRIQHVLETGGLGRPLLCELRMKWKRPDSYYVGWHGTWELDGGGSIMNQGVHYIDLMLWFMGPVKRVIGAHFDVYDHENCETEDMTSAILEFENGALGHVLTTTTFPGSSVSMIHIHGEKGIVGLGPEMWQFVDDDEPDIELPPYPGSVIEDALRVINDGASPAVDGYEGRRSVALNMAIYECARTGKAVELS, from the coding sequence ATGGCTAATACTCTACGTTTTGGCGTTGTCGGTTTAGGTATGGGCATGAACCGCTCCAACGTGATTCACGAAACGGACGGTGCTGAACTCGTCGCTGTGGCGGATCTCGTCGAAGAACGACGCAAAACAGCTGAAGAACGTTTCGGCTGCGAAAGCCACGAGGATGCGCTTGAGATGTTCGATCGCGACGACATCGACGTGGGAATGATTATGACCCCAAGCGGTCTCCACGGAAAATTTGGAGAAGAAGCGGCACGCCGCGGCAAACATGTTATCACCACAAAACCGATGGATGTCAGCGTTGAAAATTGCAACTCCCTTATTAAAACATGCGAAGACAACAATGTCAAATTGCTTGTTGATTTCGGAGAACGCTACGGCACACACAATCGCCGAATCCAGCACGTACTGGAAACAGGTGGTCTCGGTAGACCATTGCTGTGTGAACTCCGTATGAAATGGAAACGTCCAGATAGTTACTACGTCGGTTGGCACGGCACATGGGAACTTGACGGCGGCGGTTCTATCATGAACCAAGGCGTACATTACATCGATCTGATGCTATGGTTCATGGGTCCCGTCAAACGCGTCATCGGTGCCCATTTCGATGTCTACGATCACGAAAATTGCGAGACTGAGGACATGACCTCGGCGATCCTCGAATTTGAAAACGGTGCGCTGGGACACGTTCTGACGACGACAACATTCCCCGGTAGTAGCGTCTCAATGATCCACATCCACGGCGAAAAAGGCATCGTCGGTCTCGGACCGGAGATGTGGCAGTTCGTCGATGATGATGAACCCGACATTGAACTCCCGCCTTATCCGGGCAGTGTGATTGAGGACGCGCTCCGTGTCATCAACGATGGCGCATCACCAGCAGTCGATGGCTATGAGGGCAGACGCTCTGTCGCGCTCAACATGGCTATCTACGAATGTGCACGTACCGGCAAAGCCGTTGAGTTATCGTAG
- the mtaB gene encoding tRNA (N(6)-L-threonylcarbamoyladenosine(37)-C(2))-methylthiotransferase MtaB, with protein MKNAKLITMGCKVNQYDTQSMRETLRRNGYTVLDDETQQQQTDLYLINTCTVTNTADQKARQVIRRAIRQHPNAKVLVTGCYAESDREAIEKIPGVTVVFGNREKVDFQDYLDIVNAETSSPTEEMTHTPNSLLDIEPVQHDAIREHARFSKGVSEAGKRTRALIKVQDGCSAFCTYCIIPYVRGRMTSRPLNDIADEAHRIADSGIKEVVITGVHLGAYGQDTGREKDIADILEHIHDIEGIERIRFSSIEPMYFPDTLGERMAALPKCMPHFHLPLQAGSDDVLQQMRRRYTTTQFAHLVENLRRVFSDDVGITTDIMVGFPGETDEHFEESCQFVEDIGFSQLHVFRYSPRKGTPAATYPDQVSPHVSAARSQAMIALGARLNTAFRQRMLGKQKDVLIEASREGENNHLAGFTDNYLRVLIDAPESAINQIQRVTLGALEGDCIAAA; from the coding sequence ATGAAAAATGCAAAACTGATCACGATGGGCTGTAAGGTCAATCAATACGATACGCAATCTATGCGCGAGACCCTTCGACGTAATGGATATACCGTCCTTGATGATGAGACTCAGCAGCAACAGACTGATCTTTACCTCATCAATACATGCACCGTAACAAACACCGCCGATCAGAAGGCACGGCAAGTGATTCGGAGAGCAATTCGTCAGCATCCGAACGCAAAAGTGCTCGTCACAGGCTGCTATGCTGAAAGCGACCGCGAGGCAATTGAAAAAATACCGGGCGTGACAGTCGTTTTCGGTAACCGAGAGAAGGTTGACTTTCAGGACTACTTAGACATAGTAAACGCCGAAACATCATCTCCGACAGAAGAGATGACGCACACGCCAAATTCGCTCCTCGACATAGAACCGGTCCAACACGACGCTATCCGTGAACACGCACGCTTTAGCAAAGGGGTAAGCGAGGCTGGTAAACGTACGCGCGCGCTCATTAAGGTGCAAGACGGATGCAGTGCATTCTGTACCTACTGCATTATCCCTTATGTGCGAGGCAGGATGACAAGCCGTCCGCTTAACGACATCGCCGATGAAGCACACCGTATCGCTGACAGCGGTATCAAAGAGGTCGTCATCACCGGTGTACATCTGGGTGCCTACGGACAGGATACCGGTAGAGAAAAGGACATCGCAGATATTTTAGAACACATCCACGACATCGAAGGCATCGAACGCATCCGTTTCAGTTCAATCGAACCGATGTATTTCCCAGATACCCTCGGTGAGCGGATGGCAGCACTCCCGAAATGCATGCCCCACTTCCATCTACCGCTCCAAGCCGGTTCCGATGATGTATTGCAACAAATGCGGCGGCGTTATACCACAACACAATTCGCGCACCTCGTTGAGAACCTACGACGTGTCTTTAGCGATGATGTCGGAATTACGACTGACATTATGGTCGGGTTCCCCGGTGAAACGGACGAACACTTTGAGGAATCATGTCAATTCGTTGAAGATATTGGATTCAGTCAATTGCATGTATTCCGTTATTCCCCTCGAAAAGGCACACCTGCAGCGACCTATCCAGATCAGGTGTCCCCGCACGTCTCCGCGGCACGCAGCCAAGCGATGATTGCGCTCGGCGCACGTCTCAATACCGCGTTTCGACAACGGATGCTTGGAAAACAGAAAGATGTGCTCATCGAAGCAAGCAGGGAAGGCGAAAACAACCACCTCGCCGGTTTTACAGACAATTACCTCCGCGTCCTCATAGATGCACCAGAAAGTGCGATCAATCAGATCCAGCGCGTTACACTCGGTGCGTTAGAAGGTGACTGTATCGCTGCCGCCTAA
- the mutS gene encoding DNA mismatch repair protein MutS: MARSKQSDLSLMELYKHVKKQHEDAILLCRVGDFYEAFFEDAELIARLLEIALTARSHKNQKSPPPPMAGIPHHALDSYLYKLVKAGHKVAILEQTEDAQLARDENRLVKRDVVRIVTPGTVTDPKVLEHKVNNYIISIYLDKGTYGVAVADLSTGEFQVTELTDPSRLWAEIHRFSPKECLFAETFEDEDMFDRLKTELKATLNDLPDWRFELDTARTELLQHFQTISLDGFGCEHLPTAIAAAGALIYYLNETQKQEVEHIVSLHTYTLSDFMVLDADTQRNLELTASIRDGSTKGTLLEVLDQTVTAMGGRKMRQCLLQPLLDEKEIEERLGAVDELKTQINLQEELREALGQMYDVERLISRISLGSVNGRDLHSLKDSLHLIPGVKVQLQNCSSTMLVSLNDTLNPLPELVELIERGIHPNPPATIREGGVICDGYSEELDELRQIVGEGKDWIAAMEAEERKRSGIQSLKIGFNQVFGYYIDVTKPNLSMVPDDYIRKQTLRNSERFITPELKEQEAKVLNAEDRIETLEYELFCQIRDEVSKWTEAIQKIAAALAMVDVLANFAYIASKYNYVKPTVAAVDEIVIRDGRHPVVEQLFTQEGFVPNDTLLNCDDEQLHIITGPNMSGKSTYLRQTALIVLMAQVGCFVPAAAAKIGLVDRIFTRVGASDNLVMGQSTFLVEMNETANILNNATRNSLVIFDEVGRGTSTFDGLSIAWAVSEYLLDEKRMGAKTLFATHYHELVELASKYKRAKNYNVAVHEDGQKVTFLRKVVPGGADQSYGIHVARLAGLPQTVIARAQQILEVLEQHNLSVEADGATGQQPKAHPTMPKPRRRVSRKTMQSDSLQMALFTPKTHPLVEEIRRLELTQVTPLDAVNILYDLKAKAEES, translated from the coding sequence ATGGCACGTTCAAAACAGTCCGACCTGTCATTAATGGAGCTTTATAAACACGTAAAAAAACAGCATGAAGATGCTATACTACTGTGCCGCGTCGGCGATTTCTATGAAGCCTTTTTTGAGGACGCAGAACTAATTGCACGCCTGCTTGAGATCGCCTTGACAGCGAGAAGCCATAAAAACCAAAAGTCCCCGCCGCCACCAATGGCAGGTATCCCACACCACGCACTTGATTCCTATCTCTACAAACTGGTCAAAGCCGGACATAAAGTCGCCATTTTAGAGCAGACCGAGGACGCACAACTCGCACGAGACGAGAATCGACTCGTTAAACGCGATGTCGTCCGAATCGTTACACCCGGTACTGTGACCGATCCGAAGGTGCTTGAGCATAAGGTGAACAACTACATCATCTCAATTTATCTTGACAAAGGCACCTACGGTGTTGCTGTTGCCGATCTCTCTACAGGCGAATTTCAGGTGACCGAACTCACGGATCCCTCACGCCTCTGGGCAGAGATCCATCGATTTTCTCCGAAAGAGTGCCTCTTTGCTGAGACCTTTGAAGATGAAGATATGTTTGACCGCCTCAAAACTGAGCTCAAAGCGACGCTTAATGACTTACCCGACTGGCGATTTGAATTGGATACCGCTCGAACGGAACTCCTCCAACATTTCCAAACGATTTCATTGGACGGATTCGGATGTGAACATCTGCCCACTGCTATCGCTGCGGCGGGTGCACTCATCTATTACCTCAACGAGACACAGAAACAGGAAGTCGAACACATCGTCTCGCTTCACACCTACACGCTCTCGGATTTTATGGTGCTGGATGCCGATACACAACGTAACCTTGAATTGACAGCCTCTATCCGCGACGGCTCTACAAAAGGCACACTCCTTGAAGTATTGGATCAGACGGTAACTGCGATGGGAGGCAGGAAGATGCGTCAGTGCCTCTTGCAACCCTTACTTGATGAAAAAGAGATTGAGGAACGCCTCGGTGCGGTTGACGAACTCAAGACGCAAATCAACCTGCAGGAGGAATTGCGGGAGGCACTTGGGCAGATGTACGATGTTGAGCGACTCATTTCGCGTATCAGTCTCGGCTCTGTGAACGGACGTGACTTACACTCACTCAAGGACTCGCTCCACCTGATTCCCGGGGTCAAGGTACAACTGCAAAACTGCAGTAGCACGATGTTGGTATCTCTCAATGACACTTTGAACCCGCTTCCAGAGTTAGTCGAGTTGATTGAACGTGGGATTCATCCGAACCCACCCGCAACGATTCGCGAAGGTGGTGTTATCTGTGATGGTTACAGCGAAGAACTTGATGAGCTTCGGCAGATTGTGGGTGAAGGAAAGGATTGGATCGCGGCTATGGAAGCAGAGGAGCGTAAACGCAGCGGTATTCAATCCTTGAAGATCGGATTCAATCAGGTCTTCGGCTATTACATTGATGTGACGAAACCGAATCTGAGTATGGTGCCTGACGATTATATCCGTAAACAGACGTTGCGGAATTCTGAACGATTCATCACGCCTGAACTCAAGGAACAGGAGGCAAAAGTCCTCAACGCCGAGGATCGGATAGAGACTTTGGAATATGAACTTTTCTGTCAGATTCGGGATGAGGTATCGAAATGGACGGAAGCGATCCAGAAAATCGCAGCGGCACTCGCTATGGTTGATGTCCTCGCCAATTTTGCATACATTGCATCGAAATACAACTATGTGAAGCCTACTGTGGCAGCGGTGGACGAGATCGTTATTCGTGATGGCAGACACCCGGTTGTCGAGCAGCTGTTCACGCAAGAGGGTTTTGTTCCGAACGATACGCTTCTGAATTGCGATGACGAACAATTGCATATCATCACGGGACCGAATATGAGCGGTAAAAGCACCTATTTGCGGCAAACGGCACTCATCGTCTTGATGGCACAGGTTGGCTGTTTCGTGCCTGCCGCCGCCGCGAAAATCGGCTTGGTGGATCGCATTTTCACACGCGTCGGTGCCTCAGACAACCTCGTGATGGGACAGAGTACTTTCCTCGTTGAGATGAACGAAACGGCGAATATCCTTAACAATGCAACACGCAACAGCCTCGTTATCTTTGATGAAGTCGGGCGCGGGACCAGCACGTTTGATGGACTTAGCATCGCGTGGGCGGTTTCGGAGTATCTCCTTGATGAAAAACGGATGGGTGCGAAGACGCTCTTCGCAACACACTATCACGAGTTGGTGGAACTCGCCAGCAAATACAAACGCGCAAAGAACTACAATGTCGCTGTCCATGAAGATGGGCAGAAGGTGACGTTTCTCCGAAAAGTTGTCCCCGGTGGCGCAGACCAAAGTTACGGTATCCATGTTGCTCGCCTTGCGGGGCTACCCCAAACCGTGATTGCACGCGCGCAGCAAATACTCGAAGTGCTTGAACAACACAACCTCAGTGTTGAAGCGGACGGGGCAACCGGACAACAGCCGAAAGCGCATCCAACAATGCCGAAACCGCGCCGTCGCGTCTCACGGAAAACGATGCAGAGTGATTCACTTCAGATGGCACTCTTTACACCGAAGACGCACCCGCTTGTTGAAGAGATCCGACGCTTGGAACTCACGCAGGTTACACCCTTAGATGCTGTGAATATTCTCTATGATCTGAAGGCGAAGGCGGAAGAATCTTGA